AGCTCCGGATAGGCCGTTCCCATCTCATCGCGGACGGCATAGACCATCTCGTGCATGAAGGGCTGCTCCTGCCCCAACAAACGTCCGTGACGAATACCGCGGCGCATGATCTTGCGCAGCACGTAACCGCGGCCTTCGTTGGCAGGCAGCACGCCGTCACTGATCAGGAAGGTAGCGGCGCGGGCGTGGTCGGCGATGATACGCAGCGAGGCACGCGAGCGGTCGTCGATATCCGAATCCTTCTCGACCCTGTGGTGAGTAAGCTGTTCGGCGCGATTGATCAGCGGTGTGAACAGATCGGTCTCGAAGTTCGAGATCTTGCCCTGCAGCACGCAGGCGATGCGCTCCAGGCCCATGCCGGTATCGATGGAAGGCTTGGGCAGCGGCGTCAGCGTGCCGTCGGCGGCACGATCGAACTGCATGAAGACTAGGTTCCAGATCTCGACATAGCGCTGCTCATCCTGCGGGAAGGGGACGTCCACGCCCGGCTGGTCGGCGGCCTCGAGGCCAAGGTCAAAATAGATCTCGCTGCAGGGGCCGCAGGGGCCGGTGTCGCCCATCTGCCAGAAGTTATCCTTGGCGCCCATCTCGAAGATGCGCTCCCTGGGGACTCCGGCCGCAATCCAGAACTGCTCGGCCTCATCGTCGCGGGGCACGGAGCCCTCGCCGGCGAAGATGGTGACGTAGAGCTTGTCTTTAGGGATGCCGTACCATTCCGGGCTGGTCAGCAGTTCCCAGGCGTAGGCGATGGCGTCCTTCTTGAAGTAGTCGCCGAAGCTGAAGTTGCCCAGCATCTCGAAGAAGGTGTGGTGGCGGCGGGTGAAGCCGACGTTTTCGAGATCGTTATGCTTGCCGCCGGCGCGGACGCACTTCTGGCTGGTAGTGGCACGCGAATAATCGCGCTTTTCCGCCCCCAGGAAGACGTCCTTGAACTGGTTCATGCCCGCGTTGGTGAACAGCAGCGTGGGGTCATTGGCCGGCACCAGCGATGACGAATGGATGCGGCGATGCTGCTTGGTCTCGAAAAAGCGAAGGAAATCCTCGCGAATCTGGCTTCCGGAACGATATTGCATGACCTGTTAAGTCTAGCAGCGCGGCGCGGCCATTTTTGCCGTTGCGTTGCCGCCCTCCGCCTGCAACACTAAGCGCAAGTACCCCAAATGATGTTTTTATCCGTTCTCTGAACGGACTACGGCCCAATGGATATCAATACTCTTTTCTTCGTGGAGTCGAGCCTGTTTTTCCTCTTCGGCCTCACGATGCTCGTAAATTCCCTTGCGAACCCGGGTCTGCGCGGAGCGTACTGGTTCGTTGCCTCGAACCTGGCCGGAGGCGTTGCCCTGTCGCTGCAGGGCGCACGCGCGCATCTGCCGGTGACGATAGGCATTGTCCTCTCAAACCTGCTCTTCGTAACGCAGTTGGTGTGCCTGAACCGCGCCGTCACCGCCTTTCTGGGCCGCATGGAACGGATGTGGATCGCCGTACTCGGCGTCTGCATGGTGGGAATGTGCGGTGTCGCGTATTTTTCGCTGGTGCACCCTGATATCGGCGTACGGGTTGCGGTCATCTCCGCCATGATGGCAGCGCCGGCGCTGATGACAGCATGGGTACTCTTCGGGCCGGCGGCCCCCGGCGTACGGACCGCATCGCGTCTGCTGGGCTCAGTCTTCCTGTTCTTTGCCGCAGTCACCTCCGTGCGCGGGTATGCGGTCTACCGCTTTCACGTCCCCAGCTTCTACTTCATCTGGCTGGACCTGATCGTGATTGCAGGCATCGCCTTCGGGTTTATCTGGATGTCGGCGGCCCAGTTGCGTGAGGATCTGGAGCGCCAGGCTATGACCGACCCGCTCACCGGGGTGCTGAACCGCCGCGCCGTGGAGCGTGAGGTGGTAGAGCTGCTGCAGCGCTCGGCGAAGACCGGTGGAACCATCTCGGCGCTGATGCTGGATATGGACCACTTCAAAGGCATCAACGATCGCTTCGGCCATCATGGCGGCGACAAGGCGCTACTGGCGGTAACGCATGCCATCCGGCGCTCGGTGCGCGGCACCGACCTGGTGGCTCGGCTGGGCGGGGATGAGTTCATGGTGGTACTGCCGGATACCCCTATGGAGATGGCCCGTATGATCGCCGAACTCATCCGCGGAGAGGTCTCCTCCCTGAGGGTGCAGACCGAAACCCATCAGTTCCAGGTGCGGGTCTCAGTCGGCATCACCACGCTGGTGGGCCAGATTGTGGGGCTGGAAGATCTGATCAAGCAGTCTGATCGCGCGCTGTATGAGGCGAAAGCGGCAGGACGGAATCGGGTATTCCCTTCAGGCGAATTTGAGCCGGCGTTTATGGCTTAGGTTTCCAGGCGGATCGATAAATTCGGTTGAGCCACCGCTTTTTGATTTGTCATCCCGCAGGGATCTGCTTTTCTTCCGATTTTGCCCAGGCAAAAGCATCGGAAGAAAAGCAGATTTCTCCGCTATCCTTCACCCCAACCCGGCAAAGCCGGTTGGGGACCTGGGGCGTTGCCCAGGCTGGTATAGAGCGCGCCTTCAGCGCTTGGGGCCCTGGCACCCTTCAGAGTCCTTCAAACAACTCCCAGATGCGGGCCAGGTGATGGTCATCGTGTTCTGCGACAAAGAACAGATGGTCCGTCAGCGTCATGGGCTGCTTCAGACGTGGGTGCACAATGCTGCGGTCCCATGCCTCTTCTTCCAGAGAAACCACGCGGGTCAGAAGCCTGCTGCGCGCACTGCGGAAGCCGGAGAGTATCTCTTCCAGTGGACGCTCGTTATATCCACCGTCGGTTGTTGCGCGATTGGCAAGGTCAGTAGGTGTAAGGGTGTTGCTGCCTCGGACGAAGTCTTCCACCCGGGTGAGCCATAGCGGCTCGAGCTGCAGCAGATGGCCGGCATTCTCCTGCGCGGACCAGCCATGTTCAGGTCTGGCGATCAGCCGCTGATGGGTATAGCCTCGCAGCTCTTCCTCCAGTCGCGCTGGCGTGCCGCGCAGACGCGCCATCAGGTTGGGTAACAGCTCCTTTGGATATCCGAAGGAAAACTTCCGCTCAAACCACACTGCAATCTGCGTCATGCTTGCTCTCCTTAAATTCCGCGAGAGAAGTGTGCTTTACCTTCACGGCTCCGCGCCATCGTTATAAGTAAAAATGCATTACGCATAAACAGAGCAGTGGATGCGCAACCCCTGCCGCAGGTTTTGGTTGCCTTTTGCTGACGAAATTTATTTTCCTCCTCCGCTGCAACATTCTTAAATCGCGAGGGTATGAGGGAGTGGACCCGCCGTATATAAGCGGACACAAAGGTCGCAGGAGTTTCCCCCATGTCGCTTCTCACCCGAGGTCGTACACTTTTCGTCGCCGCCGCGATGTTGTTCTCCGCAGCCGTTATTCAGGTGCCGCAGAGCCAGGCAGGCGTGTTTATCTCAGTTAATTTTGCTCCGCCGGCGTTGCCTGTCTACACGCAGCCGCCGCTTCCTGCACCCGGCTACATCTGGACTCCTGGTTATTGGGCCTATGGCCCCGGAGGCTACTACTGGGTTCCCGGCGTATGGGTTGCGCCTCCACGTCCAGGTTTCTTGTGGACCCCTGCCTACTGGGGCTGGGAGAATGGCGCCTATCTCTTCCACCCCGGCTACTGGGGACCGCACGTCGGCTTCTATGGCGGCGTTAACTACGGCTTTGGCTACTTCGGTTCCGGCTTTGGCGGAGGCGAGTGGCGGGGCGGCAGCTTCTTCTATAACAGCGCCGCCGCGAACTTCGGCAGCGTTCACGTCACCAATGTGTACGTGAACAAGACCGTGATTGTGAACAACACCACGATCAATCGCGTCAGCTATAACGGCGGCAATGGCGGCATCCAGATGCGTCCGACTCAGTTCGAAGCAAGCGCCATGCGCGAGAACCACGTAGTAGCGACCAACGAACAGATGCAGCACCAGACCTTCGCCTCGCAGAACCGCGCGCAGTTCGCCACAGCGAATGGCGGACATCCTGGAGTGATGGCGGCCGCGACTCCTGCCTCGTTCCATGCCAATCCGACGAATGCGGCGGCAGCAGCGCGCTTCAACCCGAATCAGCGTGAAGCCAACCAGGACCAGCGCATCGCCAATGGACTGCATAGTGGACAGATGACCTCCGGCGAGGCTGCCCAGGCGGAACGGACACAGGCCAACATCGATCGGCAGGTCCATAACGACCGTGCCGCGAACGGTGGCTCACTGACCCCCCAGGAGCGCCAACAGGTCAACCGCGAACAGAATGCGGCCAGCCGCCAGATCTACAACGACAACCACAACGCCAACCGCGTTGCTCCGAACGCCGTGAACAATCGCGAAGCCTATCAGCAGCAGCGGGTTGCCAACGGACTGCGTGATGGCCAGCTCAACTCAGCCCAGGCTGCACGCGACAATCGCCAGCAGGCCGGAATTGCCCAGCAGGTGCACAACGAGCGTGTCGCGAACGGCGGCGCCATGACCCAGCAGCAGCGGCAACAGGTCAACCGCGAACAGAACCACGCGGGACGCCAGATTAACCGCGAGGAGGGCCGGCGTTAGCCGTTCCCTTCCCGCCCTAACCGAAGAAGAGCCGTGGCCTGAAGCATTTCCCTGTAGATGTGGTGTAGGGCTTCCGCATCGATGGGCGATATCCGCAATGAAAACGCCGCTGCAATTCTTTTCCGGGATACCCAGCAACAGGGAAATGCTCTCTGTCGTCAGCCGCGGCTCTTCTTCTTTTGTGTCGTTTGCAGGTCGGGCGCCCATGTCCAGCCCTCCATCGCATGCAGCGGATCGCGTGGCTGAACAAGCTGCGGAAACTCATCGCGCCGTTCGACCATCACCATCATGCTGACCAGAGCATCAAAGGCGTCCTCCCCCGCACGAGCCGTCTGCAGCACCCCGCGCGGCAGAGCGGCATAGGCAGGATCTTCTTTCCGCTTCCGCAGCAGATACTCTGCACGCTTTTCCGGATTCGACTTGTGGACCGGCCCGGTGTTGAGCCGCGTGTATATCTCCACCACCAGCGGCAGCTTTGGCCGGTCAAAGGGCCAAACGGAAAAGCCTGCTTCGCGGAGTTGCAACAGCACCGGCATGCCGCGCAGCGAAGCCGTGCCTACCGAACCGGAACCGCCGATCTGGAAAACGGACTTCGGCGTGATGCCTTTCACGCGCAGCGCGCGCTCTTCCTCGGGAATCAGTGCCGCCAGCTTGCAGTCAATGTCAGTAGCGCGCAGCATGCGATGCAGCCGGTCGCCTGAGAACTCCGCGGGTCGCTTGTGTGGCTTCCCCCAGAAGCGGCGGTCTTCACACTCGCGCGAGAGCCATCGCTCGCCGTGCTGCTCGGCCACCAACCGCCAAAAAGCAGGAGCGCTCTCCATCTCCAACTCACGCAGGAACCATGCCGGGAAAGAAAAGCAGAAATCGAAGCCGACGACCAGCGACGGATCTTCCTTTGCCAGCTTGATCAGCCACTCGGCCGTCTCCTGCCGCGTGCGGCCGTTGGTCAGTGTGACTTTACCGTTGTGCCAGCGGGCGGCGTAGATGTGACGGCGTTGCCCAGCAGTATCGACGCGGCCTGACCAGTCGATCGCAATGACCTGCGCGACGCTCATTCCATCTCGTCCAGGCTTTCAACCTCAGCCAGCACATCATCGCTGGCCTTCAGTTCCTTGAGCGCCGCAAAGATGGTGCCGGTGGAGAAGCCGGCCGCAGCTAACCGCCGCACGATCCGTGCCGACTCTTTTTCGTTGGTCGGCGCGGCGATCCGCTTTTTGCGCAGGTGTTCGCGGGCCAGGTCGAGCTCTTTCACATCTTCGAACGCTGCCGTGAGTGTCTGCTCGATCAGAGGAGACGCAATCCCCTTCTGCCGGAGGTCATTGGCGATACGGCGCTTGCCGAAGGCCTGGTTCTCCTGGCGGAGCCGGGTGAAATCGGCGGCAAAGCGTGGATCGGAGAGATAGCGCATCTCTTCCAGCCGGGCAATGACACGGCCGATCTTTGCTTCGCCCTCGGCGGAGTCTTCCACACGGGCCTTCATCAGCTTCTTCAGCTCGGCCACGGTACGCATGCGGCGGCCCAGGGCGGCGGCAGCGTAATCCAGCAGCTCAGTCTCACTCATCGGTTCACGCGCTTTGGGTTTACGGAACGGCATTGACGTGAGGAGATTCTAGAAGAATTGACGGACGGGGTTCGGGGATTGATCGTCCCTGACGAATCTGGTTAGCTGGGTCGAACCGGGTGGGAGCCGTGGGCTTTTAGCCCACGGTCTATCGGCTCACTATAAAAATGGGCTTTAAGCCCTGGGCTTTTCTGCCCATCAGGAAAAGGCCCAGGGCTAAAGCCCATTTACTTTTGCGCCTTTATCAGCGGGCTGAAGCCCGCTGCTCCCACCCGTTAAGCCAGGGTCCGGGCTGTCTCAAATCAATCGAATTTGCCGATACGCCCTAGTCTGCGGAGTGCTCGTTCAATAGCCTCTTTTAGCCCTCTTTGTTGACGACAAAGCCCCCTTTGGCCCCTCCGGAGACGCGACCAGTTACACTTGCTGAGGAGAAAGTTCCTTTGCCAAACGAAGAGCAGCAGCCTGCAGAACAAAAGCGCGAAGAGACCCTGCTCGAAAGCATTGCCTCCATCGCCAGTGTTCTGGCCGTGGGTCTCTTCGTCATGACGTTTATCTTCCAGAACTTTGAGATCCCGTCGGCCTCCATGGTGAAGACGCTGCTGATCGGCGACCATGTGCTGGTCGACCGTGTCACCCTGGCCCCGCAGAGCAAATGGATGCCTCTGGTGCACTACCGCCAGCCCCACCGCGGCGACGTCTTCGTCTTCCTGAAGCCCGGCTGGCCCGATCTCTTCCTGGTCAAGCGTCTGGTCGGCCTGCCCGGCGACAAGATCCATCTGCGCAACGGCATTCTGTACGTCAACGGCGTTCAGCAGAACGAGTCCTACATCTCCAAGCCCGGTGACCGCGACGAGAACGGAAATATCCGCGAGTATCAGGAGTTCCGCGACGACTTCCCGATGTATCCGCCGCCGTCTTTTTATTCTTCAGAAGACGTGCCCGGTGTTTGGCGCGAGGACCTTCCCTCCCACATCCAGGGAGAGGATCTCGTTGTTCCCCCGGGCAAGGTCTTCGCCATGGGCGACAACCGCCTGGACTCACTGGACAGCCGCTTCTGGGGCTTCGTTCCCATGG
This genomic window from Terriglobus albidus contains:
- the lepB gene encoding signal peptidase I, with amino-acid sequence MPNEEQQPAEQKREETLLESIASIASVLAVGLFVMTFIFQNFEIPSASMVKTLLIGDHVLVDRVTLAPQSKWMPLVHYRQPHRGDVFVFLKPGWPDLFLVKRLVGLPGDKIHLRNGILYVNGVQQNESYISKPGDRDENGNIREYQEFRDDFPMYPPPSFYSSEDVPGVWREDLPSHIQGEDLVVPPGKVFAMGDNRLDSLDSRFWGFVPMDNIVGRPMFVYWSFETPADQINKQTVGDRIGFAAHVILHFFDETRWKRTLHLVK
- a CDS encoding YXWGXW repeat-containing protein — encoded protein: MSLLTRGRTLFVAAAMLFSAAVIQVPQSQAGVFISVNFAPPALPVYTQPPLPAPGYIWTPGYWAYGPGGYYWVPGVWVAPPRPGFLWTPAYWGWENGAYLFHPGYWGPHVGFYGGVNYGFGYFGSGFGGGEWRGGSFFYNSAAANFGSVHVTNVYVNKTVIVNNTTINRVSYNGGNGGIQMRPTQFEASAMRENHVVATNEQMQHQTFASQNRAQFATANGGHPGVMAAATPASFHANPTNAAAAARFNPNQREANQDQRIANGLHSGQMTSGEAAQAERTQANIDRQVHNDRAANGGSLTPQERQQVNREQNAASRQIYNDNHNANRVAPNAVNNREAYQQQRVANGLRDGQLNSAQAARDNRQQAGIAQQVHNERVANGGAMTQQQRQQVNREQNHAGRQINREEGRR
- a CDS encoding DinB family protein, with protein sequence MTQIAVWFERKFSFGYPKELLPNLMARLRGTPARLEEELRGYTHQRLIARPEHGWSAQENAGHLLQLEPLWLTRVEDFVRGSNTLTPTDLANRATTDGGYNERPLEEILSGFRSARSRLLTRVVSLEEEAWDRSIVHPRLKQPMTLTDHLFFVAEHDDHHLARIWELFEGL
- a CDS encoding regulatory protein RecX, producing MSETELLDYAAAALGRRMRTVAELKKLMKARVEDSAEGEAKIGRVIARLEEMRYLSDPRFAADFTRLRQENQAFGKRRIANDLRQKGIASPLIEQTLTAAFEDVKELDLAREHLRKKRIAAPTNEKESARIVRRLAAAGFSTGTIFAALKELKASDDVLAEVESLDEME
- a CDS encoding GGDEF domain-containing protein; this encodes MDINTLFFVESSLFFLFGLTMLVNSLANPGLRGAYWFVASNLAGGVALSLQGARAHLPVTIGIVLSNLLFVTQLVCLNRAVTAFLGRMERMWIAVLGVCMVGMCGVAYFSLVHPDIGVRVAVISAMMAAPALMTAWVLFGPAAPGVRTASRLLGSVFLFFAAVTSVRGYAVYRFHVPSFYFIWLDLIVIAGIAFGFIWMSAAQLREDLERQAMTDPLTGVLNRRAVEREVVELLQRSAKTGGTISALMLDMDHFKGINDRFGHHGGDKALLAVTHAIRRSVRGTDLVARLGGDEFMVVLPDTPMEMARMIAELIRGEVSSLRVQTETHQFQVRVSVGITTLVGQIVGLEDLIKQSDRALYEAKAAGRNRVFPSGEFEPAFMA